In Romeriopsis navalis LEGE 11480, the genomic stretch CAATATTTGGGGCAGCGACTTATCTATCGCGTTATGACCCCAGGAGTAGCAAAACATGGCAAAGGTATCGAAGCGTTTGCGCGAGTTGCAAGCCAAAATCGAAGAGCGCCCCTATGAGCCGCTCGAAGCGGTCAAACTGCTAAAGGAAACCGCCACAGCGAAGTTTGCGGAGACTGCTGAAGTCCACATTCGCTTGGGGATTGACCCGAAGTACACTGACCAGCAATTGCGAACCACCGTTGCCTTGCCAAAAGGAACCGGTCAAGAAATTCGGGTTGCCGTTGTCGCACGCGGTGAAAAAGTTGCCGAAGCCACAGCAGCCGGTGCGGACATCGCCGGTTCTGAGGAACTAATCGACGAGATTTTCAAAGGCAAAATGGACTTTGATCTGTTGATTGCGACACCGGATATCATGCCGAAAGTCGCCAAGTTGGGTAAAGTTCTCGGTCCCCGAGGCTTGATGCCGTCCCCAAAAGGTGGTAGCGTTACAAACGACCTGGCAAGCGCGATTGCGGAATTCAAAGCAGGTAAGCTAGAATTTCGAGCTGATCGAACTGGTATTGTCCATGTGATTTTTGGGAAAGCAGCGTTCTCTGCGGAGGACTTGCTCGAAAACCTCAAAGCATTGCAGGAAACTATCGATCGTAATCGGCCCGCCGGTGCAAAAGGTCGTTTCTGGCGTAGTATGTTTGTTTCTGCCACAATGGGTCCGTCCATTGAAGTAGACATCGCCGCCCTACGCGACATCAAGGCTGAGTAAGCCTTGTATCCATTAGGAGAATTTGTTTATCGCTCAAGTTGTTTGACCCAACTGAATATTCAGACCAGAGACAGTAGGTAACGCAATGCGAAGTAAATCCTGCCGAGGTGTGAGAGCTTTAAGTTAGCGGATCTTTTCCGCTAACGACTCT encodes the following:
- the rplA gene encoding 50S ribosomal protein L1, encoding MAKVSKRLRELQAKIEERPYEPLEAVKLLKETATAKFAETAEVHIRLGIDPKYTDQQLRTTVALPKGTGQEIRVAVVARGEKVAEATAAGADIAGSEELIDEIFKGKMDFDLLIATPDIMPKVAKLGKVLGPRGLMPSPKGGSVTNDLASAIAEFKAGKLEFRADRTGIVHVIFGKAAFSAEDLLENLKALQETIDRNRPAGAKGRFWRSMFVSATMGPSIEVDIAALRDIKAE